Genomic window (Hydrogenimonas cancrithermarum):
AGCTGGATATCCCGATTTTCTGCCCCGAAGGAGATCTTTTCATGCTGGAAAACGATCCCTTCGGCCAGGGGACGCCACCAAGCCATGCCGATGTCGCGGTCAAACCGGACGAAACTGTGAACATCGAACAGACTCCGATCAAATTCCAACACTTTCCCGGCCATACCCCAGGATGCAGCGCCCTCGAGATCGGCGACAACTGGTTTTGCGGAGATTTCCTTTTCAAAGGCTCCATCGGGCGCGTCGACTTCCCCTATTCAGACCCGAAAGCGATGAAGAGGAGTCTCGAAAAGGCGTTGGCCCATCCAAAAAACGCCACCCTCTATCCCGGCCACGGTCCAAGCACGACACTCGAAGCCGAAAAGCGGAACATTCCCTACTGGCTGCGGATGATCTGATACCGACCCCAGCTACTCCTCTTCCTCTTTGAGGAGTTTGAGTTTGAGGACATGGCGTTCGAGTACCACCGCCATAAACTCTCCTTCGAAGACTTTGATATCTTCGAAATAACCCACCACATGGATCTTTCTCTTTCTTGCCTCTTTATAGAGCTCTTTCGCATCGAAAACCACTTTGTCTCCCACCTTCACCGGTGAGAGAAAACGACACTCACTGCTGACCAGTACGACGTTGGGGTCGTTCACCGCAGCCATGGCGGCAAAATCGGCCGCGGCGAAAGTAAACCCTCCATGAACCAGGCCCATCTCGTCGACGACCATATCCCGCGTCGTTTCGAGCTCCACTTTCGCATATCCGTCATCCAGTTCCACCAAGACACCGCAAAGCGACTGATTGATACGCTGATGCGTTTTGAGTTCCACTTTCTCTCGCTCCGTTCCCGAATGTTCCGTCTGCAACGTATCTTCGTTTTCTCTCTCTTCTTCTGCCATCTTCTCCCCTATTTTCTGTAACATCTTACATAGACGCGTCTGGGTGCAGGATACCCTTCAATCGTCAAATCCGGGTTATCCGGATCGAGAAACTCTTCGAGGCTCTGCCCCTCCATCCACTCCGTTTTTCTCTGCTCTTCGGGTTCCGTCTTGACGATATCGAGTACTTCGAAACGCTCGAAGCCCGCCTTTTTACACCAATTTTCCAATGCGGGAACGGTCGGGACGAAGTGGACATTCGAAATTTTCGAATAGGTCGACTCCGGTACCAGGCACACGGGTTCCTCTCCTTCGATCATGAAGGTGTCGAGTATCAGCTCGCCACCCTTTTTGAGACTCCGTTTCAAAGATTTCAATGCCACGATCGGATCGCTCCTGTGATAAAGCACGCCAAGACAGAAGAGTGTATCGAACATATCGGCGAAACCCGCCATATGTTCAATGCCAAGCATCTCATAGCGCAGTCTGTCGCTTCGAACATATCGGTTGATCAGATCGAACTGGGATCGAAAAATCGGGGAAGGATCGACCCCCAGAACCAGTTTCGGGGAAAATTCGAGCATCCGAAACATATAGTAACCGTTGTTGCATCCGACGTCAGCGACCATTTTACCTTCGAGGTCCATATAAGGCCGCAGCAGATTGTACTTTCTGAAACTCTGCCACTCGCTGTCGATACGAATGCCAAAGAGATCGAAAGGGCCTTTCCGCCATGGCATCATCTTCTTCGCCACCTCGTAAATCACAGATCGCTGTTCCGGCGTAACCGAGTCCGATCGCAACCTGATCCAGTCCCCAAGTTCGACCTCGGCATCCTTTATTTGTGGAAGATCCTTCATCGCATCCCTGATCGGTGCGACATTCTTCCACCTCAGCCACGATTCACGTTCTTTGATGATTTCTTCGATTTTCATAAAGAGGATTATAGTTTAAATAAGATAAAATTCGGAAATCTTCGAAATTCTTTCTCTGGAGAAAATCAATGACATTGCAAAAGAGAGCGACCATCGTCAGTTCCTCGGTAGCCGTTACACTCGTCGTCATAAAACTGATCGTCGGAATCGTTAGCGGCTCGGTGGCCGTTCTTGCATCGGCTATCGACTCGGGTCTCGACCTTGCCGTCTCGCTGTTCAATCTATTTGCCGTCACGAACGCGGAAAAACCGGCGGATGAAAAGTTCAACTACGGCCGGGGGAAGATCGAAGCGATCGCCGCGGTCATCGAAGGTGTCATCATCACCCTTTCGGGATTTTTCATCTTCTATCAAGCGATCCAGAAGATTATGCATGCCGAGCCGGTCACCCATCTGGACATTTCAATCGGTGTTATGGTCGTCTCGCTCGTGATGACCGGTGCGTTGGTCATGTTCTTGAACCATGTGGCTCGCGTCACACAGAATATGGTCATTAAATCCGACGCGCTCCACTACAAAACGGACCTACTCAGCAACGGCGCCATTCTCGTCTCTCTCGTCGTCATCTACTTTACCGACTTCTACTTGATCGATGCCATCCTCGGTATTCTCATCGCCATCTATATCGTCTATTCGGCATTCGAACTGATTCAAGAAGGTGTCCTGGTGCTGCTGGATGTCTCGTTGGACGATGAGATCGTAGAAAAAATCAAAGAGGTGATCGAATCGGAACCGGGCGTCAACGACTACCACTGGCTTAGAACCCGAAAGGCGGGCAACGACTACTTTGTCGATGTCCACCTGGTCTTCACACCGGAGATGTCACTCCTCGAAGCGCACCGCATCGGCGACAGTGTCGAAGCCAAAATCAAGGAGATCGACCCGAAAGCCGACTGGCTTATCAATATCCATCTCGATCCCTACGACGACTCCGACGTCAACCTGGAAGAGAGTAAGAAGTTTGCGGGATAGGGCTACTGCTCACACTTATCGATGCCGAGCTTTTTGAGTACAATCTCAAAAAAGTCACCGCCGTCTTTGTCGTAATCGTCGTTGAACTCGATATAGAAAGCATCGGGACAGCTATCTTTCGTACAGCGGTTTTCAAAGACGACCGGATCGGCACCCGTCTCTCTTTTCGCCTCTTCGATCGCTTCGAGAATTTCATCTTTCAATTCCGGATGCTCTTTGAATACAAGCTGAAGCCCTTCATACCGCTCTTCACGTCTGAAGTAGGCTTTGATCTGGCCGCAACGATTTTCACTTTTTTTAGACATGTTAAAACAACTCCTATCTGGCGTAATTTATTGCACGGGTTTCACGGATAACGTTGACTTTGATCTCTCCCGGGTATTGTACACTCTTTTCGATCTCTTCGGAAATCTCTTTGCTCAGAAGTATCGCTTCGTCGTCGTTGATCAAAGTGGCGTTGACGATGACTCGCACCTCCCGTCCAGCGTTGATCGCATAGGCGTGGTGAACACCCGGTTTGGATGTGGCGATCTCCTCGATCGCTTTGACCCGTTTCAGGAAGCTCTCGAGAACTTCGCGCCGTGCACCCGGCCGAGCCGCAGAGAGCGTATCCGCGGCACAGACGGCGGCACACTCGATGGTCTCGGGTTCTTCATGGCCATGGTGGGCATAGATCGCATTGATGACGACTGGATGCTCTTTGTAACGGCGACACACCTCGGCTCCCAAATCGACATGGCTGCCCGCATACTCATGCGTCAACGCTTTGCCGATATCGTGCAGAATGCCGGCACGCTTGGCAAGGACCTCGTCACCGCCCATCTCGGCAGTCATAATACCTGCGAGATGCGCCACTTCGAGTGAATGGCCAAGTGCATTCTGCCCATAGCTTGCACGATAGCGCAGGCGTCCGATGAGTTTCATCAGCTCCGGATGCATTGGTGAAAGTCCGAGGTCTATCACGATTTGCTCACCCTCTTCCAGCACCTTTTGTTCGAACTCTTCGGTCACCTTCTCGTAGATCTCTTCGATGCGTGCCGGCTGAATACGGCCATCTTCGATAAGAAGTTCGATCGTACGCGTCGCGATGGCACGCCGGTAGAGGTTGAAACTGCTGAGAATGATCGCACCCGGTGTATCATCGATAATGATATCGACACCAAGCAGCATCTCGAGCGTTTTGATGTTTCGCCCCTCTTTCCCGATGATGCGCCCTTTGAGTTCGTCATCCGGAAGATGGACAACGTTGATGAGGCGCTCCGCGGCGAACTCACCCGCATAGCGTGTCGTCGCCTGTGCCAGAATATAGTTGGCCTTACGTTTCGCTTCGGTTTTCGCCTCCGTCTCGTATCTGCGGACAATATGGGCGATCTCGCCACGCGCATCCTCCTCCGCATGTTTGAGCACAAGCTCTCTCGCTTCCGCCTCCGTCAAACCCGAAGCACGCTCCAGGACCTTTACAGCCTCCCTGCGTTTGGCCTCATACTCATCTTTAAGCATCTCCAGCTGCTGCTGTGCCATTTTGATCGCAGCTTTTTCCGCCCTGACCGCTTCCCGCTCTTCAGCGACCTGTTCAAGCTCCTCTTCAAGCTTTTTCGCCAGTTGTTCTTCACGTTTTTCGAGCTGTGAAAGCCGATTGTTGAACTCGCTGTTGAGGCGCGCAAGTTCCTCTTCGTATTTCTGTTTCGCCGCGAGTTCCGCTTCCGTAACCCGCAGTTTCGCATTCTGCAGAACGACTTCCGCTTCATGCTCGATCGCTTTGGCCTTCGCTTTGGCCTGTTCGACATAGATATCGTATTTCGAAGCGTCGATTTTTTTGGTAATAAAAAATGCTGCAACACCGCTAACCGTGGCTGCCGCACCTCCTATGATAAGCTCTGTTAACATACTGTTTCCCTCGGACAATAATATCTTCGGGGGTTACATAGATATCGGCTTCGATATCGTAATCATCGGTGATGTGTCGTTTCGTATAACATTTCGCAAGCTGAACGAAAACCGTCAAAGGTTTCGTTTTCAGTGATGCAAAAAATCTGTCGTACATACCTTTTCCAAATCCTATGCGGCGGAGTCTTCCGTCAACCCCCACAACCGGAACGACCGCCATATCTATTTTTGACAGATGAAAGTGTGAATTCATTGGTTCATGGATACCGAAACGCTTTTTACGCAGCGGTAATCTATATTGTACCAATTTAAAACTTTTTCCTTCCATAAACGGCACATAAATTTTCATGCCCTTTCGAAAACGCCTGAAAAACGGTCTTACGTCAACTTCATGCCCCATCGGAAGATAGAGAAGAACCGACTTTGGATTATTCTTTTTAATAATATTTTCAAGACGTTTCAAAACGATCCTGTTCCGATACAGCCTACCACTTTTCTCTATCTTTTTCAAACGTTCGATACAGATTTCCCGAAAAATTTTCTTGTCCATTTTTAAGCCCCAATATCCTATAATAACCGCTATTTTAACCAAAAGGTATTTTATGAACTTGAAACATCTGACTTCGATCACTTTGATATTTATCGCCCTGTTTATGGCCGGCTGCGGGGAAAAAGAGAAAAAGGAGCAAACCGGTACACAGATAGAGGCTAAAGAGTCTCCGGTCTCTTTCACCCTGAAAGAGGATAATCGGACGATAAGCGCGAAGCTGGAGGATGGGGGATTCCTCTTCAGCGTCGAAGAACCTGTCGTCATGCTCGATTTTTTCGCCACTTGGTGCCCGCCATGCCGTGCCGAAATCCCACATCTGGCGAATCTGCAGAAAAAATATGCCGGTAAACTGAAAATTATCGGTGTTCTCGTCGAGAGCAAACACCCGGCTGAGCTGAAGCGGTTTGTCGAAGGACATGGTATCAACTACTTCGTCTCCAATGCCCCCGACAACATGTTGATCGCCGCCACCACCGCGGACATGCTCCACCAGCCCAAAAATTTCTCCATTCCCATGATGGTACTGTTCGTCAACGGCAAATATTTCCGCCACTACATCGGAATGGTCCCCGAAGAGATGCTTGAAAGCGACATCAAAGAGGCGCTCAAGGAGGTGAAATAGGATGTTCGGTTTTTTAAAAAAGGGGCTGAAAAAGACGGTTGAGGCGATTCAGTCCACGACCCCCGTCAAGCGCGAAAAAATCGGCCGCGACGAGCTCGAAGACCTGCTGCTCGAGGCCGATGTCAGCTACGATCTCGTCGAGAAGATCGTCGAATCGCTTCCCGAAACGGTCAAACGCATTCAGCTCTATAACACGCTCATCTCTCTTTTCATGTACAGTGCCGAAAAGATCGAACCGCACGGGGAAAAACCCTTCGTCGAACTGATCGTCGGTGTCAACGGTGCCGGAAAAACCACCACGATCGCCAAACTCGCCCAGCGATATAAAAGCGAAGGAAAAACCGTACTTCTCGGAGCCGCGGACACGTTCAGGGCCGCAGCGATCGAACAGCTCAAAACCTGGGCCGAAAAGATCGACGTTCCCATCGTCTACACCAAACAGGGGCACGACCCCTCCGCCGTCGCATACGATGCCATCAACTCCGCCAAAGCGAAACAGATCGACCATGTCATCATAGACACGGCAGGACGCCTGCATACCCAGACCAATCTGGCCGAAGAGCTCAAAAAGATCGTCCGCGTCTGTGGCAAGGCGATGGAGGGGGCTCCGCACCGAAAAATCCTGATCCTCGACGGTACGCAGGGCAACAGTGCCATCAACCAGGCCAAGGCGTTCAAGGAGATGATCGACATCGACGGTATCATCATCACCAAGCTCGACGGCACAGCCAAAGGAGGGGCACTCTTCAGTATCGCCGAAGAGCTGAAACTGCCCATCTATTATGTCGGTGTGGGCGAAAAAGCCGAAGACCTGATCCCTTTCGATCCCAAAGAGTTCGTCAACACGATTCTTGATGCCATCTTCATCGAAGAGGAGGAGAATGCCGTCCCATCCTCAGGAAAAACGCACCATGTCGATCTTCACAGCCTCACCGAAGCGCAGCGCGCCAGGCTCGAAGCGCTGCTCGACAAAGACGGGTACAACCTGCTCTCCAAACACTTCGTCAGCGAGCGAAGCAGTGGCGAAACCTACCGGCTCGGTATCAACGAAAATAGCGACCGCATCGAAGTGCTGAGGCCCGACGGTACTGTTCTGAAAGCCTACAAAGCGGAAGATCTCGAATCGAATGGCTAAAAAGAAACAGTCGATCTACGAGTGCCAGGCGTGCGGTATGCAGAGTGCCAGGTGGATGGGCAAATGTCCCAGCTGCGGCGCATGGGAGAGCTTCATCGAACTCTCCGCCGAACAGCAGAAGGTACTGAACGAAATCTCCAAAACGACGGCCGCACCCTCCAAAGCGCATCCGATTACCCAGATTCAGGAGGAGGAGGTTTCACGCTTCACGAGCGGTGACAGCGAACTCGACCTGGTACTCGGCGGCGGTATCGTCCCGGGATCGCTGGTGCTCATCGGCGGAAGCCCCGGGATCGGAAAGTCTACGTTGCTGCTCAAAATCGGCGGCAACCTTGCCCAACAGAGAAAAAAAGTGCTCTATGTCAGCGGCGAGGAATCGGGCGGGCAAATCAAGATGCGGGCCAACCGACTCGGCGCCAACCATGACGACCTCTATCTTCTGAGTGAAATCCGTCTCGAAGCGGTGATGGCCGAAGTCGCCGCAGCCGGCTACGACCTCATCATCATCGACTCCATCCAGACCCTCTACTCCGAAGCGGTCCCATCCGCACCCGGAAGCGTCACCCAGGTGCGCACCATCACTTTCGACCTGATGCGCCTGGCCAAAGAGAAGCAGATACCGATCTTCATCATCGGCCACATCACCAAAGAGGGGTCCATCGCCGGACCTCGCGTACTGGAACATATGGTCGATACAGTGCTCTATTTCGAAGGAGATTCCAGCAAAGAGATACGAATGCTGCGCGCGTTCAAAAACCGTTTCGGAAGCACCAGTGAAGTGGGAATCTTCGAAATGACACAAGAGGGGCTGGTGAGTGCCAAGAACATCGCCTCCAAATTCTTCAGCCGCGGCAAACCGCAGGCCGGGAGTGCCGTCACCGTCATCATGGAAGGAACCCGGCCGCTCGTCATCGAGGTACAGGCGCTCGTCGCCGACAGCGGCTACGGCAACCCC
Coding sequences:
- a CDS encoding MBL fold metallo-hydrolase gives rise to the protein MQIQMQPMGPYQTNCYIVTVDGKDFIVDPGVDATEWVLKHVKNPVAILNTHGHFDHVWSNQEIKEKLDIPIFCPEGDLFMLENDPFGQGTPPSHADVAVKPDETVNIEQTPIKFQHFPGHTPGCSALEIGDNWFCGDFLFKGSIGRVDFPYSDPKAMKRSLEKALAHPKNATLYPGHGPSTTLEAEKRNIPYWLRMI
- a CDS encoding hotdog domain-containing protein, producing MAEEERENEDTLQTEHSGTEREKVELKTHQRINQSLCGVLVELDDGYAKVELETTRDMVVDEMGLVHGGFTFAAADFAAMAAVNDPNVVLVSSECRFLSPVKVGDKVVFDAKELYKEARKRKIHVVGYFEDIKVFEGEFMAVVLERHVLKLKLLKEEEE
- the cmoB gene encoding tRNA 5-methoxyuridine(34)/uridine 5-oxyacetic acid(34) synthase CmoB, which codes for MKIEEIIKERESWLRWKNVAPIRDAMKDLPQIKDAEVELGDWIRLRSDSVTPEQRSVIYEVAKKMMPWRKGPFDLFGIRIDSEWQSFRKYNLLRPYMDLEGKMVADVGCNNGYYMFRMLEFSPKLVLGVDPSPIFRSQFDLINRYVRSDRLRYEMLGIEHMAGFADMFDTLFCLGVLYHRSDPIVALKSLKRSLKKGGELILDTFMIEGEEPVCLVPESTYSKISNVHFVPTVPALENWCKKAGFERFEVLDIVKTEPEEQRKTEWMEGQSLEEFLDPDNPDLTIEGYPAPRRVYVRCYRK
- a CDS encoding cation diffusion facilitator family transporter, which encodes MTLQKRATIVSSSVAVTLVVIKLIVGIVSGSVAVLASAIDSGLDLAVSLFNLFAVTNAEKPADEKFNYGRGKIEAIAAVIEGVIITLSGFFIFYQAIQKIMHAEPVTHLDISIGVMVVSLVMTGALVMFLNHVARVTQNMVIKSDALHYKTDLLSNGAILVSLVVIYFTDFYLIDAILGILIAIYIVYSAFELIQEGVLVLLDVSLDDEIVEKIKEVIESEPGVNDYHWLRTRKAGNDYFVDVHLVFTPEMSLLEAHRIGDSVEAKIKEIDPKADWLINIHLDPYDDSDVNLEESKKFAG
- the rny gene encoding ribonuclease Y; amino-acid sequence: MLTELIIGGAAATVSGVAAFFITKKIDASKYDIYVEQAKAKAKAIEHEAEVVLQNAKLRVTEAELAAKQKYEEELARLNSEFNNRLSQLEKREEQLAKKLEEELEQVAEEREAVRAEKAAIKMAQQQLEMLKDEYEAKRREAVKVLERASGLTEAEARELVLKHAEEDARGEIAHIVRRYETEAKTEAKRKANYILAQATTRYAGEFAAERLINVVHLPDDELKGRIIGKEGRNIKTLEMLLGVDIIIDDTPGAIILSSFNLYRRAIATRTIELLIEDGRIQPARIEEIYEKVTEEFEQKVLEEGEQIVIDLGLSPMHPELMKLIGRLRYRASYGQNALGHSLEVAHLAGIMTAEMGGDEVLAKRAGILHDIGKALTHEYAGSHVDLGAEVCRRYKEHPVVINAIYAHHGHEEPETIECAAVCAADTLSAARPGARREVLESFLKRVKAIEEIATSKPGVHHAYAINAGREVRVIVNATLINDDEAILLSKEISEEIEKSVQYPGEIKVNVIRETRAINYAR
- a CDS encoding 5-formyltetrahydrofolate cyclo-ligase, with translation MVKIAVIIGYWGLKMDKKIFREICIERLKKIEKSGRLYRNRIVLKRLENIIKKNNPKSVLLYLPMGHEVDVRPFFRRFRKGMKIYVPFMEGKSFKLVQYRLPLRKKRFGIHEPMNSHFHLSKIDMAVVPVVGVDGRLRRIGFGKGMYDRFFASLKTKPLTVFVQLAKCYTKRHITDDYDIEADIYVTPEDIIVRGKQYVNRAYHRRCGSHG
- a CDS encoding TlpA family protein disulfide reductase, which produces MNLKHLTSITLIFIALFMAGCGEKEKKEQTGTQIEAKESPVSFTLKEDNRTISAKLEDGGFLFSVEEPVVMLDFFATWCPPCRAEIPHLANLQKKYAGKLKIIGVLVESKHPAELKRFVEGHGINYFVSNAPDNMLIAATTADMLHQPKNFSIPMMVLFVNGKYFRHYIGMVPEEMLESDIKEALKEVK
- the radA gene encoding DNA repair protein RadA, with the protein product MAKKKQSIYECQACGMQSARWMGKCPSCGAWESFIELSAEQQKVLNEISKTTAAPSKAHPITQIQEEEVSRFTSGDSELDLVLGGGIVPGSLVLIGGSPGIGKSTLLLKIGGNLAQQRKKVLYVSGEESGGQIKMRANRLGANHDDLYLLSEIRLEAVMAEVAAAGYDLIIIDSIQTLYSEAVPSAPGSVTQVRTITFDLMRLAKEKQIPIFIIGHITKEGSIAGPRVLEHMVDTVLYFEGDSSKEIRMLRAFKNRFGSTSEVGIFEMTQEGLVSAKNIASKFFSRGKPQAGSAVTVIMEGTRPLVIEVQALVADSGYGNPKRSTTGYDASRLTMLLALLEKKLELPFNQYDVFVNIAGGIKINEPAADLAIIAAIISSFRNRPLSDESVFIGEVSLIGDIREVFHLEQRLREANTLGFTKAIVPNKPAFETPIKCYIAEEVAKVVEWM